GTGTACCATCCGCAGCGCGACATGAACTGGCCAGCCCGGACTGGCATGACGTGGCCTCCGGACGCACCGACCAACATTGTACCGCGCGACTCCGCATGCACAGCCCCCCATTCGCCCCCCCTGCGCGGCCGCAATCGCCGCGTGCGCCCGGCGTTATGCTTCTGGTGGCTGGGTGCATTCGCATCGCCGGCAACATCCGATTACTCTCTTATGAGCCCCGTTGGGTCACAGATCATGCGTCTGCGCTTCACCATCGTGACCGTGTCGGCGGTCTGCATGCTGGCCGCGACCGCATCCGGGGACTCACCCTACGAACGCACGGACTGGACAACCCCCGCGAACGCGGTCGACGAACACGTACTCGCCGTGCTGGCCAAGCGCGGCCTAACGCCGGCCAACCCGTGCTCAGACGAGGTGTTCGTTCGGCGCGTGTACCTGGACGTGATTGGTACGCTGCCGCAGCCGGCGGAGGTGACGGCGTTCCTGGAGGACACGCGGCCGGACAAGCGGGCCATGCTGATCGATGCGCTGCTGGCGCGCCCGGAATTCGCCGACTACTGGTCGCTGAAATGGTGCGACCTGCTGCGGGTCAAGGCGGAGTTCCCCATCAACCTCTGGCCGAACGCGGTGCAGGCGTACCACCGCTGGGTACACGACGCGCTCGCGCGGAACATGCCCTACGATGAATTCGCCCGTCAGCTCCTGACGTCCAGCGGCAGCAACTTCCGCGTGGCGCCCGTGAATTTCTACCGCGCGCTGCAGGGACGCGAGCCGGCGACGATCGCCGCCGCCGTGGCGCTGACGTTCATGGGCACGCGGGTGGAGCACTGGCCGGCGGACCGCCGGCGGGACCTGGAGGTGTTCTTCGCACGCGTCGCGTACAAGACGACGGCCGAGTGGAAGGAAGAAATCGTCTACCTGGATCCGACGCCGGCGAAAACGCGCGCGGCGGTTCTGCCGGACGGCACGGCGGTGCGGTTGGAGGCGGGCAGCGACCCGCGCCGCGTGTTCGCCGACTGGCTGATCCAGCCTGGGAATCCGTGGTTTGCGCGGGCAGTCGTGAATCGCATCTGGGCCTGGCTGTTTGGCCGCGGGATCATCCACGAACCGGACGACCTCCGACCGGACAATCCACCTGTGAACGCCGCGCTGCTTGCGTGCCTGGAGCAGGAACTGGTCCAGGCCCGCTATGACTTGCGACACGTTTACCGCCTGATCCTGAACTCGCGGACCTATCAGCAATCCGCGAAGCCCCGCACTGCCAGCCCTGACGCGGAGCGGCTGTGCGCGTGCTATCCGATCCGCCGGCTCGACGCGGAGGTGCTGATCGACGCGCTGAACCAGGTGTTCGGCGCGACGGAGGGCTATTCCAGCGCGATCCCCGAACCGTTCACGCATATCCCGGAACGCGAGCGGACCATCGCGCTGGCCGATGGCAGCATCACCAGTCCGTTCCTCGAGCTGTTCGGCCGGCCAGCGCGGGATTCGGGCCTGTTCTCGGAACGCAACAACCAGCCCAGCGACGCCCAGCGGCTGCACCTGCTCAACTCGAGCCACATCCAGAAGAAAATCGCGGAAAGCGAGCGATTGCGCGCCATCCTCAGGTCCAGCGGGCGCGATCGGCGGGCCGCGGTCCGCACCTTGTACCTGCTGATGCTATCGCGTGCGCCGACAGCGGCTGAGCTGAGCGCCGCGGAGGCGTACTTCAACACGCCGCGCGTGAAACCCCGGCAGGCTCTGGACGACCTGGCCTGGGCCTTGATCAATACGAAGGAATTCCTGTACCGGCATTGAGTGGAGCCAGATCGCCGTGGCCGACCAAGCCGCCAGCACGAATCCCAAGTCTCCCGCGAGCGAGCTCACGCGCCGTACGCTGCTGCGCTGGGGGCTGCTCGGCGCCGCCGGCATCGCGGGCCTGAGGAACAGACCCGTCGTGGCACAGTCGGTAACCCGGACGGCGCCCGCCAAGGCGCTGATCCAGATCTGGATGTGGGGCGGCCCGGCGCACCTGGACACCTTCGACCCGAAACCCAAGGCGGGCTACGACTACTGCGGCCCACTGGACAAGCCAATCCCCACCAACGTGGACGGCATCCAGATCGGCGAGCTGTTGCCGCAGCTCGCTCAACAGGCCGACAAGTATTCCATCATCCGCAGCATGACGCACGGCGTGAACGCCCACGAGACGGCGGCCTACCTCGTGCAAACGGGGCGCAAGCCCGGTCGGCTGGTTTATCCCGGCGTCGGCGCCGTCGTATCACTGTTCAAGGGCTACGATCACGGCTACGCGGGCATCGTGCCCCCCTATATCGTGCTGACCGAGCCGCAGGGACGTTTCTCGGAGGCCGGCTTCCTCGGGCACCGCTACAAGCCGTTCGCCACCGGCGGCGATCCGAATCAGCAGCGCTTCGCGGTCGAGGGCATCATCGCGCCGGGGATCTCGGACGAGCGCCAGCTACGCCGGCGCGAGCTGCTGCAGGCGCTCGATACGCTGGGCGCGGCCCTGCCCGGTCATCCCGAGTTCGCGCTTTTCGACCAATGCGGCCAAGACGCTTATGGCCTGCTGTTCGGCGCAGCGCGCCAGCTTTTTGACCTCGCGGAAGAATCGGACGAATTGCGCGACCGCTATGGCCGCAACACGTTCGGACAGTCGTGCCTGGCCGCGCGCCGCCTGGTCGAAGCCGGCGTGCCCTACGTAACCATCAACTACAAAGGCTGGGACACGCACAAACAGCATTTTCAGACCATGCGCCGCAAGCTGCCCGAGCTGGACCAGGGCTTCGCCACGCTGCTGCAGGACCTGGCCGACCGCGATCTGCTCGCGACGACGATCGTCTGGTGGGGCGGCGAGTTCGGACGTACGCCACGCGTCCAGTGGGAGCCGCCGTGGAATGGCGGCCGCGGCCATTTCGGTCCGTGCTTCAGCACAGTGGTCGCCGGCGGCGGGTTCAAGGGCGGGCACGTCGTAGGCGCATCGGACGAAACCGGCGAGACGGTGGCCACGCGACCCGTGCATCCCGTAGACCTGATCGGCACCTTCTACGAGCTGCTGGGGATTGATCCCGACGGGCCGCTGCCGAACGCGCGCGGACTGGACGTGCCGGTCCTGGCACCCGCCGACGAGGGCATGGCGTCGGGCGGCCGGCTGCGGGAGATCATGAATATATGAGTCGTATCCGGTACGCATGCCTGGCAGTGCTGTGGCTGTGCGGTGCGGCGGCGTTGGCCCAGCAGGAGCGCCGTGAGCCACACATCAGCTATCTGTACCCCGCGGGCGGGCGCCGGGGCACGGTCGTACAGGTCACGGTGGGTGGCCAGAGTCTGCGCAGCATCACGCGCGCGCA
This sequence is a window from Phycisphaerae bacterium. Protein-coding genes within it:
- a CDS encoding DUF1501 domain-containing protein — translated: MADQAASTNPKSPASELTRRTLLRWGLLGAAGIAGLRNRPVVAQSVTRTAPAKALIQIWMWGGPAHLDTFDPKPKAGYDYCGPLDKPIPTNVDGIQIGELLPQLAQQADKYSIIRSMTHGVNAHETAAYLVQTGRKPGRLVYPGVGAVVSLFKGYDHGYAGIVPPYIVLTEPQGRFSEAGFLGHRYKPFATGGDPNQQRFAVEGIIAPGISDERQLRRRELLQALDTLGAALPGHPEFALFDQCGQDAYGLLFGAARQLFDLAEESDELRDRYGRNTFGQSCLAARRLVEAGVPYVTINYKGWDTHKQHFQTMRRKLPELDQGFATLLQDLADRDLLATTIVWWGGEFGRTPRVQWEPPWNGGRGHFGPCFSTVVAGGGFKGGHVVGASDETGETVATRPVHPVDLIGTFYELLGIDPDGPLPNARGLDVPVLAPADEGMASGGRLREIMNI
- a CDS encoding DUF1553 domain-containing protein — encoded protein: MRLRFTIVTVSAVCMLAATASGDSPYERTDWTTPANAVDEHVLAVLAKRGLTPANPCSDEVFVRRVYLDVIGTLPQPAEVTAFLEDTRPDKRAMLIDALLARPEFADYWSLKWCDLLRVKAEFPINLWPNAVQAYHRWVHDALARNMPYDEFARQLLTSSGSNFRVAPVNFYRALQGREPATIAAAVALTFMGTRVEHWPADRRRDLEVFFARVAYKTTAEWKEEIVYLDPTPAKTRAAVLPDGTAVRLEAGSDPRRVFADWLIQPGNPWFARAVVNRIWAWLFGRGIIHEPDDLRPDNPPVNAALLACLEQELVQARYDLRHVYRLILNSRTYQQSAKPRTASPDAERLCACYPIRRLDAEVLIDALNQVFGATEGYSSAIPEPFTHIPERERTIALADGSITSPFLELFGRPARDSGLFSERNNQPSDAQRLHLLNSSHIQKKIAESERLRAILRSSGRDRRAAVRTLYLLMLSRAPTAAELSAAEAYFNTPRVKPRQALDDLAWALINTKEFLYRH